In Robbsia sp. KACC 23696, a single window of DNA contains:
- a CDS encoding LrgB family protein: MKPDLDTPPGSAATGMQAHVGVADAALPQQTLMFAQGHAPWLLPLAAIALTWGLFLLASRLHRRWPRLWTSPLFVTPALLIALLSAMRLPYPVYLTAARPLLWMIGPLTLAFAIPVYQHRAFIRQWWPALLVGTVISTVCTMGSALGLAHAFGLPAAMTHSLIGRSISLPFAFVLSDMTGGTRDLTTIFVVASGIVGIVLGDVILHRIGLKSEQAPGATLGAVAQVVGAARAHQQSVPRGVMASLTMIFAGAFSVVLALLFPLLARLIGA, from the coding sequence TGAAACCCGATCTCGATACGCCGCCAGGTTCAGCGGCAACGGGCATGCAAGCGCACGTCGGCGTCGCGGACGCCGCGTTGCCGCAGCAGACTCTGATGTTTGCGCAAGGCCATGCGCCTTGGCTCCTGCCTCTCGCCGCGATCGCGCTGACGTGGGGGCTCTTCCTCCTCGCCTCTCGGCTGCATCGCCGTTGGCCGCGCTTATGGACGTCGCCGCTGTTCGTCACGCCCGCGCTGCTGATCGCGCTGTTGTCGGCGATGCGCCTGCCCTATCCCGTCTATCTGACGGCTGCGCGTCCCTTGCTCTGGATGATCGGTCCCTTGACACTGGCGTTCGCGATTCCGGTCTACCAGCATCGTGCTTTCATCCGGCAATGGTGGCCGGCGCTATTGGTCGGCACGGTGATCTCGACCGTCTGTACGATGGGTTCGGCGCTCGGGCTGGCACATGCGTTCGGCTTACCTGCGGCGATGACGCACAGCCTGATCGGCCGCTCGATTTCCCTGCCCTTTGCGTTTGTCCTGTCCGATATGACCGGCGGCACACGTGATCTGACCACGATCTTCGTGGTCGCCAGCGGGATCGTCGGAATCGTTTTGGGGGACGTGATCCTGCATCGGATCGGATTGAAGAGCGAACAGGCGCCGGGCGCGACGCTCGGTGCCGTTGCACAGGTGGTCGGAGCAGCGCGGGCCCATCAGCAAAGCGTCCCGCGCGGCGTGATGGCCAGCCTCACGATGATCTTCGCGGGCGCTTTCAGTGTCGTCCTGGCGCTGCTCTTTCCCTTGCTGGCGCGCCTGATCGGCGCGTGA